Proteins co-encoded in one Candidatus Stoquefichus sp. SB1 genomic window:
- a CDS encoding leucine-rich repeat protein: MKKLKFKKDVLHKLKVFISLFIVGTMMIQFLSNDYVLAHTQDNVIATYDIGVDKGNVTATLTSDGKLTISGTGDIKDYTETTMPFSDNIKYISSLVIEDGITSIGDYTFFGCKNLNDKLELPKTITSIGDYAFSGYSKETAPAFTYITNEFTSADITVPIPETKEDNAEEPVADKKEQEQQNSEDTSHENANVQQNAENVASDSTEPAGDDQANVNNEETSQVEDENKTPQTSGKMEIKTITEQEVGKDIFFPNQTGGYKAKETNKSFRTASENAGYIEADRFLTVKLDNIITQHLPVKNGKLIVPNRPNYGIESPVPDDAYMIHTFKGWSIDNQIVQPKEEYAITDNLDEITLTSQWNTEWSINPQIKTEAKEDVSVYSIIDGNTQKPLEQAEGYVLSVQWQINSKDEKDDAAWEDIDNATSLTYERKVQAKDTSSFFRAKIAIARQTKLRTAAEINEITTEAVNGINSLTPITVTYNAGEGGTGIIENKDLKDGDNYKPEENTFTHPDGKVFTGWKVSLTNVTAIRNDGTAINDGDIVHSYDPITISLSNVESGSITLTAQWDTQTVIYVDSTISSSGDGSTPETAVKTINEAYNLLSSTGTIDTNKIVLCSNYSFSGVTQLGDKATAITSLDKINPVTLNTGITNGANKSPTAALVAHADLKFDNIILSSTRTALQHYETNALFMMGYHLVIGENVSNVNYISIVGGGYTTSHVFDETNIDIYSGNWGYIFGGGYAGTITGDANINLFGGSVRYIYAGCGYGNLGSENINNGTVNGSANTYVYAGSASMYQGARGGRIKGTGHDYSNKLIMYGGVIDGIRGGPTQPNYANFEKKTIIEIHGGKITDTVFLGSGDGSTKIGQSNGVDISIYDGAILTKDLYLGSNDNITGSSTGITLVGDKNLTMYGGEIYGDVYGGCNLGSTKDGNVNITIKSGVVKGNIYGGGRGSDKYTAQIIGNTNIIIENNAIIEKNVYGGGFYRTQNQGNIIINIDGRVSNVYGAGNGTLTNVTGNSTVNISSSAIISENVYGGGEEGKANTTFINISGGKIGDTTAKETGNLYGGGNKIGVSASNITVKGSPVINGNIYGGSNALGTTTTSNVNIEGTVTNDVYAGGKGSGTTVTTANLNINTGADIKGNAFGGAEEGAVGASNIKIAGGKANSVFGGSDKASISGAVKIESSTGSFAKDIYGGCNSSGSIGSLSMNLAGKADNVFLGGNATPTESKDITGEAKIDVTTNEANSIGNIYGGSNSTGSVTSPAINISGYVTNVYGGGKGSSTTTNTPSVTIKSGGHVTGSVYGGGEEGITHGTTVTLDDGSIVNDAFAGGNKVGVDGTVAVIASTGSKANNIYGGSNNSGTMDKPTVTIKGEAENVYGGGYGADTTTSNPIVNVETGSKITGSVFGGGNLGQVENPTVNLNGGTVNNAFAGGNAVGVTGTVALNVKDGVTATNIYGGSNSSGNVDNPSLSVKGGTITNIYGGGFGGASNDGNNGTITSNPNITIENGTIDSVYGGGERGVTTKTNTISVTGGTLTNIYGGGNKAQAENTVINLNNTMGSITNVYGGCNNSGTVQSSKIYIDGTITTVFGGGKGQNTTVNESYTKTEASAKVTDIYGGSEKGTVTNATLVVHGPVEGSIYGGGLGATSVIKGNTWVYVSNSVKGNVYGGGNQGKVVGNTHVDLASGTIGISTNDDATGNVFGGSNQAKVEGNTLLHIGSYVVKAPEGAVLPEGDEKSLIVYGTVFGGGNTTSTGKDFDASDPYVMGTATVEIGGTGYKKVDIQKSIFGDGNKCVTNGDKTIEIKDYKALTSNANKSIQRATTLKIINSDIELIGEKDTANLVTTIDYSLNRIDNLILKGGSLLKLQTPVNLVMGFESQNEDGSLQTIEQANNDTTGNRLYVQQGQHIELRINEDVSRPGYGDVKGFAQLGRYYIDGQSLDKDAQGVYVMGSYYSDETNNTNSGFIVAEAENFVDQTELKKGDVITPTTNSTSWRNWLLGSSIKNVERNMVISDEPADGKTVQIKETWSADGSIYRIDPGSVEMSGDKYTIVNPDEITSSSNQNTIGLSIETGQTGWLEQVKAGYIDSATKSVIPYKTDTTLSVNNSLDMRSLVNPTQEPIINIKLYNVESITSTDSDSLVVTFTIDRIIQQTDGSEVKMGSIIVKLNITKKATQTYSNVLVSQGKTYDRGEQSYNYDTASDKIATTVSGKSSITAQFAEKSDTAKSVSKYELVLTNGSSGGYSTLPKGTKVLMIDKSGSTPVYYNYTEEAGNTSVELTKFKKNGTDEYYKIPTSAITKSNFIFVFDFADVSNNDNDFLVTFKSTYSNGSPSEKKLRFAVKGDPRTYDLNSQQDNSSATETAIPSYRMNGSFGINLNTTATATEGAGTDTTGTDMQMAAKVQLKLTNMITGTVLPIPKGWLIQSNGTRYSTSGDSATIILANCLTATSSDIYVIMSNMGDVSAGDYKLEISLVTGAMANYPFATLSSKNIIYKFKLTDDRYSIKSTIQDESKQVITKDSTDKTLTYDVIRVKDNSSSTSDIKTKLTLWKKENGIYKEVDFADYIANVKDVTTGKDITNQEIPWSIYKTISVQLNDNISVGTYQLRYDIIQNTTGSGKQTIATEINSFIIADN; encoded by the coding sequence ATGAAGAAATTAAAATTTAAAAAGGACGTATTACATAAATTAAAAGTATTTATTTCTCTCTTTATTGTAGGAACAATGATGATCCAGTTTTTGAGTAATGACTATGTACTGGCTCATACGCAGGACAATGTCATTGCAACCTATGATATTGGTGTGGATAAAGGGAATGTGACAGCTACATTAACATCGGATGGTAAATTAACGATCAGTGGAACAGGTGATATTAAAGATTATACAGAAACAACAATGCCCTTCTCTGATAACATAAAATATATTTCTAGTTTGGTTATCGAGGATGGTATCACGTCTATCGGTGATTATACATTCTTCGGATGTAAAAATCTGAACGATAAACTGGAGCTTCCTAAGACAATAACCAGCATAGGAGACTATGCATTCAGCGGCTACAGCAAAGAGACAGCGCCAGCATTTACCTATATTACAAATGAGTTTACATCAGCAGATATTACTGTACCGATTCCAGAAACGAAAGAAGATAATGCTGAGGAACCAGTAGCAGATAAGAAAGAACAAGAACAGCAAAACAGTGAAGACACATCTCATGAAAATGCTAATGTTCAACAGAATGCAGAAAACGTCGCTTCGGATTCAACTGAACCTGCAGGCGATGATCAAGCTAATGTGAATAATGAGGAAACATCTCAAGTTGAAGATGAAAATAAAACTCCTCAGACTTCCGGTAAAATGGAAATCAAAACAATTACAGAACAAGAAGTAGGAAAAGACATCTTCTTTCCAAATCAAACAGGTGGATATAAAGCGAAAGAAACAAATAAAAGTTTTAGAACAGCTTCGGAGAATGCAGGGTATATTGAAGCAGATCGTTTTTTGACAGTGAAGCTTGATAATATCATCACACAACATCTTCCAGTTAAAAATGGCAAACTGATTGTGCCTAATCGACCAAATTATGGAATCGAATCACCAGTACCTGATGATGCCTATATGATACATACATTTAAGGGCTGGAGCATAGATAACCAAATAGTGCAGCCTAAGGAAGAATATGCAATTACAGATAATTTAGATGAAATCACATTAACATCTCAGTGGAATACAGAGTGGAGCATCAATCCTCAGATTAAGACAGAGGCAAAAGAAGATGTATCTGTTTATAGTATAATTGATGGAAATACACAGAAACCATTAGAACAAGCAGAAGGATATGTCTTATCGGTACAGTGGCAGATCAATAGTAAGGATGAGAAAGATGATGCGGCATGGGAAGATATAGATAATGCAACCTCTCTTACCTATGAACGAAAGGTGCAGGCAAAGGATACTTCTAGCTTCTTTAGAGCAAAGATAGCAATCGCAAGACAAACAAAGTTAAGAACGGCTGCCGAAATAAATGAAATAACAACAGAAGCAGTTAATGGTATCAATTCGCTTACTCCTATTACAGTGACATATAATGCAGGAGAAGGTGGAACTGGTATTATTGAAAACAAAGATCTTAAAGATGGTGATAACTATAAGCCAGAAGAAAACACTTTTACTCATCCAGATGGCAAAGTGTTTACAGGATGGAAAGTAAGTTTAACAAATGTTACTGCAATTAGGAATGATGGTACTGCAATAAATGATGGAGATATTGTACACTCATATGATCCTATTACAATATCTTTATCCAATGTAGAATCAGGGTCAATCACTTTAACTGCCCAATGGGATACACAAACAGTTATTTATGTGGATAGTACGATATCTTCTAGTGGTGATGGATCAACACCCGAGACAGCAGTGAAAACAATAAATGAAGCATATAATCTATTGTCAAGTACGGGTACAATAGATACTAATAAAATAGTTTTATGCAGTAACTATAGTTTTAGTGGTGTTACTCAATTAGGCGATAAAGCTACCGCTATTACCTCTTTAGATAAAATAAATCCTGTTACTTTAAATACAGGAATAACTAATGGAGCAAATAAATCTCCGACAGCAGCATTAGTAGCGCATGCAGATTTGAAATTTGATAATATCATATTATCTTCAACTAGAACTGCGTTACAACATTATGAAACTAATGCACTTTTTATGATGGGGTATCATCTTGTTATAGGTGAAAATGTATCAAATGTGAACTATATATCTATTGTAGGTGGTGGTTATACGACAAGTCACGTTTTTGATGAAACTAATATTGACATTTATAGTGGTAATTGGGGATATATTTTCGGCGGTGGATATGCAGGTACTATAACTGGTGATGCCAATATAAATTTATTTGGAGGAAGTGTAAGATATATATATGCTGGATGTGGTTATGGTAATCTTGGGAGTGAAAATATAAATAATGGTACAGTAAATGGATCAGCAAACACATATGTATATGCAGGAAGTGCAAGCATGTATCAAGGGGCAAGAGGTGGAAGAATAAAGGGAACAGGACATGATTATAGTAATAAGTTAATCATGTATGGTGGTGTAATAGATGGAATAAGAGGAGGACCAACACAACCTAATTATGCTAATTTTGAGAAGAAAACGATTATTGAAATTCATGGGGGAAAGATCACTGATACTGTTTTTTTAGGTTCTGGTGATGGCTCTACAAAAATAGGTCAAAGCAATGGCGTGGATATTAGTATTTATGATGGAGCTATATTGACTAAAGATTTATATTTAGGAAGTAATGATAATATTACGGGTAGTTCAACAGGAATCACTCTTGTTGGTGATAAAAATCTTACCATGTATGGTGGAGAAATTTATGGTGATGTTTATGGTGGATGCAATTTAGGTAGCACAAAAGATGGTAATGTTAATATTACTATAAAAAGCGGTGTCGTTAAGGGAAATATTTATGGAGGTGGAAGAGGAAGCGATAAATACACTGCTCAGATAATTGGCAATACTAATATAATAATAGAAAATAATGCAATTATAGAGAAAAATGTTTATGGTGGTGGTTTCTATAGAACTCAAAACCAAGGTAATATAATCATCAATATTGATGGAAGAGTATCAAATGTTTATGGAGCAGGTAATGGTACATTAACAAATGTCACAGGAAACTCAACAGTGAATATATCATCAAGTGCAATAATAAGTGAAAATGTATATGGCGGTGGAGAGGAAGGAAAAGCGAATACTACTTTCATAAATATATCGGGTGGAAAGATAGGCGATACTACAGCAAAGGAAACGGGAAATCTATATGGTGGTGGAAATAAGATTGGAGTATCTGCTTCAAATATAACGGTAAAAGGTTCTCCTGTTATCAATGGTAATATCTATGGCGGAAGCAATGCTTTAGGAACAACCACAACGTCAAATGTGAATATAGAAGGTACAGTTACAAATGATGTTTACGCCGGAGGCAAAGGTAGTGGTACTACTGTAACTACAGCAAATCTGAATATCAATACAGGAGCTGATATTAAAGGGAATGCCTTTGGTGGTGCTGAAGAAGGTGCTGTAGGTGCTTCTAATATTAAAATCGCTGGCGGTAAAGCAAATAGTGTTTTTGGCGGTTCCGATAAGGCAAGTATCTCAGGTGCTGTTAAGATAGAATCTAGTACAGGTTCATTTGCTAAGGATATATATGGTGGATGTAACTCTTCTGGATCTATTGGTAGTTTATCTATGAACCTTGCAGGTAAAGCTGACAATGTATTCTTAGGTGGTAATGCAACTCCTACTGAAAGTAAAGATATAACTGGAGAAGCAAAGATAGATGTTACTACGAATGAAGCAAATAGCATCGGTAATATCTATGGTGGTTCTAATTCTACTGGATCAGTTACATCTCCTGCTATCAATATCAGTGGCTATGTTACGAATGTCTATGGTGGTGGTAAAGGTTCTTCCACAACGACTAATACTCCTAGTGTTACAATCAAATCAGGAGGTCATGTCACAGGCAGTGTTTATGGTGGTGGAGAAGAAGGTATCACACATGGAACAACTGTGACTTTAGATGATGGAAGCATCGTTAATGATGCTTTTGCCGGTGGAAATAAAGTGGGTGTTGATGGTACTGTTGCAGTCATTGCATCTACTGGCTCTAAGGCTAATAATATCTATGGTGGTTCTAATAATTCTGGAACTATGGATAAACCTACTGTCACTATCAAAGGCGAAGCAGAAAATGTATACGGTGGAGGTTATGGTGCTGATACAACAACAAGTAATCCTATCGTAAATGTAGAAACTGGAAGTAAAATAACAGGTAGTGTATTTGGTGGTGGTAATCTAGGGCAGGTAGAAAATCCTACAGTTAACCTTAATGGTGGTACTGTGAATAATGCATTTGCTGGAGGAAATGCAGTAGGTGTAACCGGTACTGTAGCTCTTAATGTAAAAGATGGAGTAACCGCAACAAATATTTATGGAGGATCAAATTCATCAGGCAATGTAGATAATCCTTCACTTTCAGTTAAGGGAGGAACCATTACAAATATCTATGGTGGAGGTTTTGGTGGTGCATCTAATGATGGCAATAATGGAACCATCACATCTAATCCTAATATCACTATAGAAAACGGAACAATCGATAGTGTTTATGGCGGTGGCGAACGAGGTGTTACAACAAAGACGAATACAATATCAGTAACTGGAGGAACACTGACGAATATCTATGGTGGCGGAAACAAAGCACAAGCGGAGAATACAGTTATCAATTTGAATAATACAATGGGTTCAATCACAAATGTGTATGGAGGATGTAACAATAGTGGTACTGTTCAAAGCTCAAAGATATATATTGATGGTACGATCACCACTGTATTTGGCGGTGGTAAAGGTCAAAATACAACCGTCAATGAATCTTATACCAAGACAGAAGCTTCTGCGAAAGTCACAGATATTTATGGTGGTAGTGAAAAAGGTACAGTTACCAATGCAACGCTTGTGGTTCATGGGCCAGTGGAAGGCAGCATCTATGGCGGTGGTCTTGGTGCGACTTCGGTCATTAAAGGCAATACATGGGTATATGTATCTAATAGTGTCAAAGGCAATGTCTATGGCGGAGGAAATCAGGGGAAAGTTGTTGGTAATACACACGTGGATTTAGCATCTGGTACGATTGGTATAAGTACCAATGATGATGCGACAGGTAATGTTTTTGGCGGATCGAATCAAGCCAAAGTTGAAGGCAACACACTTCTTCATATTGGAAGCTATGTCGTCAAGGCTCCTGAAGGCGCTGTACTTCCAGAAGGTGATGAGAAAAGTCTTATTGTTTATGGCACTGTGTTTGGTGGCGGGAATACCACTTCAACAGGAAAAGATTTTGATGCCTCTGATCCCTATGTAATGGGGACTGCAACAGTTGAAATTGGTGGTACAGGCTATAAAAAAGTTGATATTCAAAAGAGCATCTTTGGTGATGGAAATAAATGTGTTACCAATGGAGATAAAACCATTGAAATCAAAGATTATAAAGCATTGACAAGCAATGCAAATAAATCTATTCAACGTGCAACAACTCTGAAAATCATAAACAGTGATATCGAACTGATTGGAGAAAAGGATACTGCTAACTTAGTGACGACGATTGATTATTCATTAAATCGTATTGATAATCTCATACTAAAAGGTGGAAGTCTATTGAAATTACAAACTCCAGTCAATCTGGTTATGGGATTTGAAAGCCAGAACGAGGATGGCTCATTACAAACGATTGAACAGGCTAATAACGATACAACAGGAAATAGACTCTATGTACAGCAGGGACAGCATATCGAATTGAGAATAAATGAAGATGTTAGCCGTCCGGGATATGGAGATGTGAAAGGTTTTGCGCAATTAGGAAGATACTATATAGATGGTCAATCTCTTGATAAGGACGCACAGGGTGTCTATGTCATGGGTAGTTATTACAGTGATGAAACTAATAATACAAATAGTGGCTTCATTGTCGCAGAAGCAGAAAACTTTGTTGATCAGACTGAGCTTAAGAAAGGGGATGTCATTACACCTACTACAAATTCCACATCATGGAGAAACTGGTTGTTAGGTTCATCTATTAAAAATGTAGAAAGGAATATGGTCATTTCTGATGAACCTGCTGATGGAAAAACAGTACAGATTAAAGAAACATGGTCAGCAGATGGATCCATCTATCGAATTGATCCAGGTAGTGTCGAAATGAGTGGAGATAAATACACGATCGTCAATCCTGATGAAATCACTTCGTCAAGTAATCAGAATACGATAGGACTTAGCATTGAAACTGGACAGACTGGTTGGCTGGAACAAGTCAAAGCAGGATATATAGATAGTGCGACGAAATCAGTTATTCCTTATAAGACAGATACGACTTTATCTGTAAATAATAGTCTGGATATGCGTTCTCTTGTAAATCCTACTCAGGAACCTATTATTAATATAAAACTATATAATGTTGAAAGTATAACTTCAACTGATTCTGATTCTCTTGTAGTGACATTCACGATTGATCGTATCATCCAGCAGACAGATGGATCTGAAGTCAAGATGGGTTCCATCATAGTAAAATTGAACATTACTAAGAAAGCGACACAGACATATTCTAATGTTCTTGTTTCACAAGGAAAGACCTATGATCGAGGAGAACAGTCTTATAACTATGATACTGCAAGTGATAAGATTGCGACTACAGTATCGGGTAAAAGTTCTATTACAGCACAGTTTGCTGAGAAATCGGATACTGCAAAATCTGTTTCAAAATATGAACTTGTTTTAACAAATGGATCGAGTGGAGGATATTCAACACTTCCTAAAGGAACAAAGGTATTGATGATAGATAAAAGTGGAAGCACTCCAGTGTATTATAACTATACCGAAGAAGCAGGAAATACATCTGTAGAATTAACCAAATTTAAAAAGAATGGTACAGATGAGTATTATAAGATTCCTACATCAGCCATTACAAAGTCAAATTTCATTTTTGTATTTGATTTTGCAGATGTTAGTAATAATGATAATGACTTTTTAGTAACATTTAAATCCACTTATTCGAATGGATCACCATCGGAAAAGAAATTAAGATTTGCTGTAAAAGGTGATCCAAGGACATATGATCTGAATAGTCAACAGGATAACAGTTCTGCAACTGAAACTGCGATTCCTTCATATCGAATGAATGGTTCCTTTGGAATCAATCTGAATACAACTGCAACAGCAACAGAGGGTGCTGGAACGGATACAACAGGAACTGATATGCAGATGGCAGCGAAAGTACAACTGAAGCTGACGAATATGATCACTGGAACCGTGTTGCCAATTCCAAAAGGCTGGCTGATACAAAGCAATGGTACTCGTTATTCAACAAGTGGAGATAGTGCAACGATTATTCTAGCAAATTGTCTGACTGCAACAAGTTCTGATATTTATGTCATCATGAGTAATATGGGTGATGTATCTGCTGGTGATTATAAGTTGGAAATTTCTCTTGTTACTGGTGCAATGGCAAATTATCCATTTGCAACATTAAGCAGTAAAAACATCATTTATAAGTTTAAACTAACTGATGATCGTTATTCAATTAAATCAACTATTCAGGATGAAAGCAAACAGGTTATTACAAAGGATAGCACAGATAAGACACTTACTTATGATGTGATCCGTGTAAAAGATAATTCATCCTCTACCTCAGATATAAAAACGAAACTAACGCTATGGAAGAAAGAAAATGGTATATATAAAGAGGTTGATTTTGCAGATTATATAGCTAATGTTAAAGATGTGACAACAGGAAAAGACATTACAAATCAGGAAATACCTTGGTCAATCTATAAAACAATCTCTGTACAATTGAATGATAATATATCTGTAGGAACGTATCAGTTAAGATATGATATTATTCAAAACACTACAGGTAGTGGAAAGCAGACTATAGCAACTGAAATTAATTCATTTATTATTGCTGATAATTAA
- a CDS encoding glycerate kinase family protein translates to MKVVVAIDSLKGSLSSIEAGNAIKEGIQRVDRNVEVVVRPLADGGEGSVEALVEGCQGKLETITVSGPLGKSVKASYGILPKSHTAIIEVACAAGITLIDEKEKNPMLTTSYGVGEVIKDAIDKGNRRFIIGLGGSVTNDGGVGMLQALGFDFLDENNQPIPLGAQGLKKLKRIDQQHALDVLKECEFMIACDVNNPLCGKQGASAVYGPQKGATQEMVEELDRLLDHLSIITKQYYPSSDATLPGSGAAGGLGFAFSTFLSGKLQSGIELILQETALESYLQNTDIVITGEGCLDFQTSMGKAPIGVAKLAKKYHIPVIAFAGCVTEDAHECNRHGIDAFFPILRNIMTLEEALDKEQAKINMINTVEQVFRLWQMKK, encoded by the coding sequence ATGAAAGTAGTTGTTGCAATTGATTCATTAAAGGGCAGTTTAAGTTCAATTGAAGCTGGAAATGCCATTAAAGAAGGAATTCAAAGAGTAGACCGAAATGTTGAAGTTGTTGTGAGACCTTTAGCTGATGGTGGTGAAGGTAGTGTTGAGGCACTTGTTGAAGGATGTCAAGGAAAGCTAGAGACAATTACTGTTAGTGGTCCACTAGGTAAAAGTGTCAAAGCAAGTTATGGGATACTTCCAAAAAGTCATACTGCTATTATTGAAGTGGCTTGTGCTGCTGGCATAACATTAATTGATGAAAAAGAGAAAAATCCAATGTTAACAACAAGTTATGGTGTTGGTGAAGTTATTAAAGACGCTATTGATAAAGGAAATCGACGTTTTATTATTGGCTTAGGTGGAAGTGTAACAAATGATGGTGGAGTTGGAATGTTACAGGCATTAGGATTTGATTTTTTAGATGAAAATAATCAGCCCATTCCACTAGGAGCACAAGGTTTAAAAAAATTAAAAAGAATTGATCAGCAACATGCTTTAGATGTTCTTAAAGAATGTGAGTTCATGATAGCTTGTGATGTGAATAATCCATTGTGTGGGAAGCAAGGTGCAAGTGCTGTATATGGCCCACAAAAAGGTGCCACTCAAGAAATGGTAGAAGAATTGGATCGGCTATTAGATCATCTTTCCATCATAACAAAACAATATTATCCATCATCAGATGCGACTCTGCCTGGTAGTGGTGCGGCTGGTGGTTTAGGGTTTGCTTTTTCAACTTTTTTGTCAGGAAAATTACAATCAGGAATTGAATTGATTTTACAAGAAACAGCTTTAGAATCTTATTTACAAAATACAGATATAGTTATAACTGGGGAAGGTTGTTTAGATTTTCAAACATCTATGGGAAAAGCACCTATTGGAGTTGCTAAACTTGCTAAAAAATATCATATCCCTGTTATTGCTTTTGCCGGTTGTGTAACTGAGGATGCACATGAGTGTAACCGTCATGGTATTGATGCGTTTTTTCCGATTTTAAGAAATATTATGACATTAGAAGAAGCATTGGATAAAGAACAAGCAAAAATAAATATGATAAATACAGTTGAACAAGTTTTTCGTTTATGGCAAATGAAAAAGTAA
- a CDS encoding ArsR/SmtB family transcription factor, protein MSKKTMLYMKECAPIFSMLQDERRREITQLLFENQEMSVSALTEQLSLSRPAVSHHLKLLLDAKLVTVRQDGKERYYRLDLKKALNLLKELVASIENDIEQSS, encoded by the coding sequence ATGAGCAAAAAGACAATGCTTTATATGAAAGAGTGTGCTCCAATATTTTCAATGTTACAAGATGAAAGAAGACGGGAAATTACACAACTTCTATTTGAAAACCAAGAAATGAGTGTTTCAGCATTAACTGAACAATTATCACTTTCTCGGCCAGCAGTTTCTCATCATTTAAAACTTCTATTAGATGCTAAGTTGGTGACTGTACGTCAAGATGGGAAAGAAAGATATTATCGTTTAGATTTAAAAAAAGCTTTAAATCTTTTAAAAGAGTTGGTTGCATCTATTGAAAATGATATAGAACAGAGTTCATAA
- a CDS encoding alpha/beta hydrolase — protein sequence MNYSEQTNWKKIMNYLPEKYHLTEDTLPKEEYWLWHGHRVHLDTYRNPKAETKIILFHGVGTNGRQMSTIIGYPLSNDGVEVIAIDMPLYGMTEVNAKKTVSYDDWVQLGSDYIDYELSKDKRPIVLYGLSAGGMETYHIACKNQRVDGIIGMTFLDQRDQQVRNETTNNLFWAHMGTPLAGISVKLGLGRMRMKMSICSKMSALCNDTNCLKEMLADKTSAGNSVPMKFIYSYMTYLPSIKPEDFQVCPILLTQPENDRWTPLHLSQSFLNRIKNVPITIKELQNGGHYPIEELALEQLHQYILEFIHKLKK from the coding sequence ATGAATTATTCAGAACAAACAAATTGGAAAAAGATTATGAATTATCTTCCTGAAAAGTATCATCTGACAGAAGACACATTACCTAAAGAAGAATATTGGTTATGGCATGGTCATCGTGTTCATTTAGATACATACAGAAACCCAAAAGCAGAAACAAAAATCATTTTATTTCATGGTGTAGGAACAAATGGTCGACAAATGAGTACTATTATTGGATATCCTCTATCAAATGATGGTGTTGAAGTGATTGCTATAGATATGCCTTTATATGGTATGACAGAAGTGAATGCGAAAAAAACTGTGAGTTATGATGATTGGGTACAACTAGGTAGTGATTATATTGATTATGAATTATCAAAAGATAAGCGTCCTATTGTCCTTTATGGTTTATCAGCTGGAGGAATGGAGACATATCATATAGCATGTAAGAATCAAAGAGTAGATGGTATTATTGGAATGACATTTCTTGATCAAAGAGATCAACAAGTCCGAAATGAAACAACAAACAATCTCTTTTGGGCACATATGGGAACTCCTCTAGCAGGAATTTCAGTAAAATTAGGACTAGGAAGAATGCGAATGAAAATGTCAATTTGTTCTAAAATGTCAGCATTATGTAATGATACAAATTGTTTAAAAGAAATGCTCGCAGATAAAACATCAGCTGGAAATAGTGTTCCAATGAAGTTTATTTATTCATATATGACTTATCTTCCATCAATAAAACCAGAAGATTTTCAAGTCTGTCCTATTTTATTGACACAACCTGAAAATGATCGATGGACACCACTTCATTTAAGTCAGTCATTTTTAAATAGAATTAAAAACGTTCCTATAACAATAAAAGAACTTCAAAATGGTGGTCATTATCCTATTGAAGAACTAGCTTTAGAACAGTTGCATCAGTATATCTTAGAATTTATTCATAAGCTAAAAAAATGA